tcaagacaatgcaggagtggattctggacaagtctctgaatgtccttgagttgcccggCCACAGCCCGGActtaacccgatcgaacatctctggagagactgaaaatagccttgcagcgacgctccccatccaacatgatagagcttgagaggaactgcagagaagatgggagaaactccccaaatacagatgtgccaagcttgtagcgtcatacctaagaagactcaaggctgtaatcgctgccaaaggtgcttcaacaaagtactggtaaaggtctgaatacttatgtaaatgtgatatttcagttcatgttttaaatttgcaaacatttttttttttttactgtttttgctttgtcattatgggatattgtctgtagattgatgagggaaaaaacatgtttttaatcattttagaataaggctgtaatgtaacaaaatgtggaaaaagttaagtggtctgaatactttctgaatgcactgtatgtcaaatTAAATGGGCAATCAGTAAATTTTTggataaattaatgatatgtagcATAGGATTCTTGAAGAAAACAACTTTACTCTACTTACACTacttgcgctgttctgtgaagggagtagtaacaCAGAgctttcagtttcttggcaatttctcgcatggaatagcctttatttttcagaacaagaatagactgacaagtttcagaagaaaggtctttgtttttggacattttaagcctgtaatcgaacccacaaatgctgatgctccagatgctcaactagtctaaagaaggccagttttattgtttctttaatcagaacaacagttttcagctgtgctaacataattgcaaaagggttttctaatgatcaattagtcttttaaaatgagaaacttggattagctaacacattgtgctgttggaacacaggagtgatggttactgaaaatgggcctctgtacacctatgtagatattccatagaaaatctgccgtttccagctacaatagtcatttacaacattaacaatgtctacactgtatttctgatcaattttatattattttaatggacaaaaaatttgcttttctttcaaaaacaaggacatttctaagtgaccccaaacttttgaatggtagtgtagttTAACTATCGTTCCCCATCAGAAttgaaaatataaacttgttgtactacaatgtttgtaaacaaagttaaTGTCAAACACTATATAGGCGCAGAACATTGCTGAAAttttcattttgatatcatggatggtcagtccttgcatccatagctatgtctgtgaatttgagagtggttacatttctccggccccatccctcagatttttaccaaaacagaaacGCTTATTGTTATtgatttccgtttttttattttttacattgcatAAAAGTACAGAGCTTCGTAAATGTATAGCATAAACTACAGTTGAAGAAAGCTATTGGAAAGCTATGCTGCTTTAAAAGTTGATAATCAGGTATTCCCAGTTTTGAGGAAAAGCCTTTCAAAGTTTTCACAGTTGTTAGAGAGCTGTTCTTTGTTTACTCCCATTcggcattgttcacaccctcttaagccttagccccaccgtTATCTTTAAAGCTGCactatttcctggttgcaaaaattctaatagttcacctaatttcagtttatgtgacaaaacaagcatgtttagtgtagagaatcattgtaccatctaaaccactgcRaaatatattttccataagtaaaaatatagcattttcagctgtttgaagctggtgtacaaaactgaatataaaagatgcaaaaactaaacttaacgGGAAGAGAGAAATAGCGCACATGGAATAGATCTACCGCTTCATaggcttgctttcaatgagaatgacagatMTatgactcacatttctatgtgaattgggTCAGAtctcccaaaaagttacatattgcagcattACGAATTCACATAGGGACAGCTGTCCGTCTACAGACggttggctgacaacgtcacaaaaGTTATGATGTGATTCTgaacggtcagatagctagcaacaatgacaagaagctgccatgtggggaaccGTAGGTGTCTCATTTCAGATCtcgttcttgataccatgtcttgttttgagtttgaaaaaaaaactgatttCATGATACACTCGTTGGTTCTATTGCAGCCTGTGACATGGGAGACCAATCAGAAGTCATCCCTCTCCATGTCCAGCCCCTCtattatttcaaccaatcacggCTAGTGGGAAAGTTAATGTCTTTTTTCATGCCttaccaactaggctcgtaatttaacattgTTATTAGTATACTGGTTTGTTATTAAGGcgtatgaaagttcacatgttcaagaaggcatttctgccctaAAAAATGCATTTCGAtgcaaaaccttttttttttactttgaaatGCCTCTCCTGTAAAGTAGTAATGTCCTTCATTCGCCCCCGTTCACGTGCTGCGCCACATATTCAAAGCTTTGAAGGATGGCAATGACGAGTCAGAACTAGAGAAAATGGCTTTCTGGTTATTGCAAAGTGTAAAACCACTAAAAGGTTATATACTATTTTATTAGGTCAGATTAAAATGACCCCTGTGTATTTTTGGTCAGTAAAATGCAGTTTAGTCTATGACATCACAACCATTGAATGAGCACTTGTCCAGTTCACAACATATTCAGAAAGTCTTTGCTGACAACCGGTTATTTACTATTCAGGAGTTTAATGCTTTCACTCCCTCCCCCTGGTCTTCTACTACCAAATGACATTGCTTAGCCTTAGAGTACAGCTTCATTAATCCGCCACTCTCCCCTCACTCTGCCTCAAAACGAAAGTACTGACTTAACAGTTACCCTGACGCCCCTTGACCTATTTGTCCATCACGTCACCTCACCCTCCCAttcaccctcctctacctccGGCCTCCCCTCTTCAGAACCGGTCTCYGACGTGACCATCACGTCCAACCTGAACGAAGCGGTCGAGTTCAACAGCACTGTGGTCTTGACCTGTTCGGCCAAAGGCTCCTCTCTCACGTACAAGTGGCTCAACGGCACCACCCCGCTGGTCACCGACGGGAAGCATGTGACCTTGAGTGCAAACTCCACAGTGCTGACCGTGGCTGGAGTGTTCAGGAAGGATCTGGTCGGACCCATCTACTGCACGGCCTTCAACAATCTAGAGAGCGAGAACAGTGCCCCCTTCAACCTCACTGTCACCTGTAAGTACCTATGTTCTTATAGCCTGGTCTgacatctgtttgtgctgtttcgTCATTGTTATAAAGACAGCACAAacggatctgggaccaggctaatattCTTATCCATTGATTCCACTCACGTCTCTGCCAGGCTATCTGAAAGGTTCAGGAAGAGTTTAGTTGAGAGTCTTAGGAGGCTTTGYGTGACTTGGTACACTCCCAGTAGGCGTTTCTACACTCGAACCCCTCTTCTGTTTACACCATCCCTGTGGACTGACGCTTATGCTGAAATCACACCAACATTCCGAGCTCTAGTTTTATCAACACTTAGATATGATATTGAGCAGTAGATCAATTATTTTGTGTGCTGGATTTAGAATGAGTCAAGCCAGCCGTCTTCTATATTGTAACAGTGAGCGGCGGCTGATCTARGTCAACCATCCAGATCAGGCTATTACAATGCGGGCGACAGGAACATGCAGTTCAGATAAGATCTACATTTCGTCATAGCCCCTCTGAATAGAGCACCTGGGAGGGGATCGACCTCTCGCCGCTTGTTTTTGTTAAGATTTTATGAGCTGCTACCTTGTGCTTTGCAGCCTTAGGCCTCCATTAAAAACAGCCGAACTGAACTACTTTCCAATATATTTGCAGATGGGCCAGAAAACATCGCCATGACAGTCACCCCCACCGATGASGTCCAAAAGAAGGGTTCCAACATTACATTGACCTGCTCAGCCCAGTCTAGCCCTGCGGCTGTGCTTCAGTGGATCCACAATGGAGTCCCGCTCAATGTGATGAGCCCCAAGCTGGTACTGGACAACATTGCCGTGGCACAGAGTGGAAACTACTCCTGCATGGCCAGCAACGCCAAAACCTTGCGATACCTGGAATCCACCACAGCCAAGTTCACTGTAGTAGGTGAGTAGGAGTGGAACCACAAGAGCCAATGAGATATCAAGATTTTATACATGGATAGGAAGGGTACTTTAGTGAATACAAAGGGGAATCATGGACAGTATACTGTTAGAGACCTAGAGAGGCAAATCTTGCTCTAGTGGAAAGCAAAGTAGGGAAACTGGTTGTTGCATTCAGTTGAGCTACAGTATTCTACAGGTTCTTGTCAGTAACATGTTTTTCAGATGTTACTCATTACATTTTATGAGACTGACATGTTCTCGTTGAACTGTTATACTAATTACAAGGAAGTTGTAAAAACCCTAGCCACTTTTAACACAGTTTCTTTAGAATTTGCCGTTTGTCCTCCAACCATGTCTCAAAGAGATGGTATCAWCCGTATTAAGGTGATGCCATGAACAGACAGACTGAAACCTGTTTCCTGGCTCGGTGCCCCTGAAGGCATGACACCAAACACTGAATGGATTCCATATGATTTTGAAGCATGCCGTACAAGTTTCAAACACAGTGACCTTGTATCATGGCAACTTTGTACGTTCCCTCATAGGTTTTTAAAGCTTGTGAAATATGTGCTGCATGCCATGCAGTACAAAGAGTGCATGGCCCTTGTGTGTACTGAAACTGTTCACAACGGGAGACAGACAGTCTACCATTTTGGGAGTGACTAAAACCTGCTCGGTTGGGGGATGGTCTTTCAAAATGCCTTGAGTCCTTGAGTCGGGTGTTGTTTTCTAGAAGGAAGAGGGATTGGGGGATGGGAaatgggggggaggggtggttgTTGCCCATTTAGCAGTCCTTTCAGTTATTCTATGAGTGTTCCCCTGTACTTGGTAAACAGTAGTGACTTTAAGTCCAATTATTCCWTCATGAATCATAGAGTTACACATTTTACTTTTAATGACTGACTAAAGCTGAGGAAATAGGAATTTGTCTCTGAAAATGTTTGCCATCAAGCCTGACTCGACACTTATTGACCAAAGTATTGGTTAGGCAGTTGTGAGTCACCATTGAGGGCCATGAACTTTGTGTTTAAAATATATTGCCTTGGCATTMGTTTTCCAACACTCATTAGTCTGGAAGGGAGAGATCGAGATCAACAAGACAGTGGTTTCACATGTTGTCCAAAACAAAAAGGCAAGGTTGGCTTTAGTTCCACTTAAAAGTGGTCTAACATGACAGTGAGCATGTTAATTGCATTATCTATTCATGTAGGTCATTTGGTTTTGCTTGGTCGACAAGTTTTTGGTACATCAGCCCATTCAGAAactcattgtaaaataataacattttatttgatgtcaCATTTTATGGAAACATGGCCTGATATAAGCTGGACAGTGATATAGTAGCTTCCCRTTGgccacagacgtcaattcaacgtctattccacgttagttcaacgtcatttcattgaaatgatgtggaaacaacgttaattcaaccagtgtgtgcccagtRGTTAGTTAGATGTAATGTCATTAAGGTATAATGAaagtacaatgttttttttttatttagtagACATCATCCAATCCATTCAACTGAAATCTAATGAATAGTTCATCAGGCTTCATGTGGTGTTTACGTTGTAAATACTTTAGTACTCTGAAATCTGGTAGTTGTAAGTGAAACCAGCTGTCTTTCAGAGCTATCATCTGGTCTGTGTAAACCCTAACTCAATTTGTCCTCTGTGTTTGTAGAGGCCATATCCGGCGCTAAGATCACAGGCCCCAATGGAACGCTTGTTGCAGGTAACAGCACGGCCAACCTGAGCTGCCAGGCAACCGCCGGCACCGCCGACGCCCGAGTGTGGCTGAAGAATGGCGCGGCCCTGTCTCCTAGCAACAGGGTCGTGTTCTCGGCAGACAAGAGCTCGGTCACGATCAAGCCAGTGCAGAAGGAGGACAGTGGGGAGTACCAGTGCAAGCTGACCAATGCTGTGAGCACAGACTCTGCCGGCCTCAAGATAGTGATCAGCTGTGAGTATAAGGGCCCTCTGACCTCTTCACTGACCCATAACACCAATCGCAACCCTGACCCATCAAGGTTAAACAAAGTTAACGTTATATTCTACTGTTACTTTGTTCATAAATGTTACAGTATCCAAAAAGAAAAGCTTTGTATTTCACCTAAATCCATGATAAATTGTCCGTATGCTACAGTGTAGTATTATTTAGGTCAGAATGGCCAAATCCAGGGGAATTTCAAGCATAAAGCTAAAGCTTCTCCTTTCCATGTCACAGTTGGTCCTGAGACTGTGTCCGTGAAGGGGGTAAGTTCCGTAAAGGTGACAGAGCCTGTCATACTGAAGTGTKCCGCGGTCTCTCTCCCTGCTGCCACCTACACCTGGAAGTTCAATGGGACGCTGATCGGCGTGATGACATCCGAGTACATCATCGAAGCCGCTGTGGACACGAACAGTGGAATTTACACCTGTGAAGCCAGCAACGCCGTCACCGGGCTGAGCACCTCCGTTGCCCACAAGCTGTCCGTCAAAGGTTTGATTGTGGAGGCTGTAGTAGTATTCAACCATTTAGCACCATGGCTCTTAGGATGTCTTCTCACCCTAACTGTTATAAGGATATTCTACTTACAAATCATGTGGCACTGTTCACGTTTATCTCGTAGGAAGCCGTTGCAGTACTTTGAGATgttctgatgatgatgatgttaaaTGGCTGATTGTTCTTGGGATTCCGCAGAGGAGGGAACACTGGATGAAGGTCTGACTGGCGGGCAGATCGCTGGGATCGTCATCGGCGTGCTTATCGCCCTAGTGCTCCTCATCGTAGGAGTCCGCTACATGAGACGGAAAAAACCACCGTGAGTTCCCTTGGTTCTACTTTTGATCCACTTATGCTATTCCATAGAAGCCATTACGGCTCTATTTGCAGacacagctgttgtgtgtattgatacacaatctgTCATCGTCTCTAAATACCCTTCCTGTGAATCTACAGTCCTCgctttcacttctctcattcttTGGCATCCTAGAACTTGTACGCCTGATTGTTACCAAGTACAGTATCTTCACTCTGCTCATAGCATCCAAACTCTCTGCACTCCCAAAGCCCTGTTTCAGCAAAACTCTTTGTAGCTTTTCAAATGCGTCCACACAGATAAAGGTACTGATTTTATTGGACAGAGCAAAGAGAGTTAAAGCAGACACGGGCTGACACGCCTCGCACATTCCAGCATTTGGCAACCgaaaatcaataaaaaaacacCCCTTTCGGGTCATGGGCGTTCTGAACAAGCCAGAAAAGGAGAAATATACCACAGGTGTCCTTGCTCAAAACCCTTTTTGTCATTGGATCTCCAGCTTGTTGGAGTACATGTTCRCGTTCTCATTCCTCACCCCTTCCTCACTAATAAGAGTGTTGTCAGCAGAGCAGTAGTGCTGAGCAATTTGCGCTTTTTGGGATCGGTTCGGTTTCGgtccaatataaaaaaaatatcccggttttcaattattttttaaaacattaaatgcactatgcattatgtgagttgaatgctgtaacaacacagaattaaacaatgaataaaagtcccatgatggtagtgactgcccattcccttatcacttattaaccaacATTTatcactttactttaataaaatatttcacttgttgtgtgtattacatttgttttatttaatgactttattatttcattccaagtcatcatctgatctctatagagctgctgcatatgccgtctgacaaaatcactatattagtcaaatcaaattgtattggtcacatacacatgattagcagatgttattgcgggtgtagtgaaatgcttgtgcttctagctccgacagtgcagtaatatataacaagtaatatctaacaaattacacaaaatacccaatacacacaaatttaagtaggaatgaattaagactatatacatatggatgagcgatgtcagagtggaacggactaagatacagtagaatagtatagaatacagtatatacagttgaagtcggaagtttacatacaccatagccaaatacatttaaactcagtttttcacaattcctgacatttaatcctagtaaaaattccgtcttaggtcagttaggatcaccactttattttatgaatgtgaaatgtcagaataatagtagagaattatttatttcagcttttatttctttcatcacattcccagtgggtcagaagtttacatacactcaattagtatttggtagcattgcctttaaatagtttaacttgggtcaatcgtctcaggtagccttccacaagcttcccacaataagttgggtgaattttgtcccattcctcctgacagactgtaaccgagtcaggtttataggcctccttgctcgcacacactttttcagttctgcccacaaatgttctataggtttgaggtcagtgcttaatgatggccactccaataccttgactttgttgtccttaagccatttttccacaactttggaagtatgcttggggtcattgtccatttggaagacccatttgcgaccaagctttaacttcctgactgatgtcttgagatgttgctacaatatatccacataattttcctgcctcatgatgccatctattttgtgaagtgcaccagtccctcctgcagcaaagcacccccacaacatgatgctgccacccccatgcttcatggttgggatggtgttccctttttcctccaaacataacaatggtcattatggccaaacagttctatttttgtttcataagaccagaggacatttctccaaaaagtacgatctttgtccccatgtgcagttgcaaaccgtagtgtggctttttcatggcggttttggagcagtggcttcttccttgctgagcagcctttcaggttatgtcgatatagagtTTTAGAGATGTTTTAGTATTAGAGATGTTCAgtaccagtttattactggtcacccattccaaaacagactgcaactctttgttaagggtttcagtgacttcattagctgtggttgctgatgcgtatatggttgaatcatcagcatacagtacatggacacatgtgctttgtttaatgccagtggcaggtcattggtaaaaaacaAATAGAGGAcatagagagctgccctgcggtacRccacactttacatgtttgacattagggaagcttccattaaagaaaaccctccgAGTTCTATTAGATActgtagctctgaatccacaatatggcagaggttgaaaagccataacacatatgttttttcaacaacaggttatggtcaataatatcaaaggctgcactgaaatctaacagtacagctcccacgatcttcttattatcaatttctttcaaccaatcatcagtcatttgtgtcagtgcagtacatgttgagtgcccttctctataagcatgctgaaagtctgttgttaatttgtttataaaGAAAtatcattgtatttggtcaaacactatttttttcaACAGTTTGCKAAGAGCTGGCAggaagcttataggtctgctgttagaaccagtaaaggccattttaccactcttgggtagcggaattactttgtcttccctccaggcctgaggacaaagactttcctctaggctcagataaaACATTTGACAGATAGGAGtcgctatagagtcagctaccatcctcagtagctttccatctaaattgtcaatgccaggaggtttgtcgttattgatcgataacatacatttttccacctcttccacactaactttacaaaattcaaacttgcaatgattttctttcattatttgttttttttatgcatgaatacaatcgctcactgttcgttgttggcattttctGCCTAAGTtttcccactttgccaatgaaataataattaaaataattgaatttgtctttcttttcttttttWAATCTTTTTTTTACCTCGTTTTCTCcctaattttgtggtatccaattggtagttacagtcttgtctcattgctgcaactcccgtacggacacgGGAGAGGTAAagatcgagagccgtgcgtcctccgaaacacaacccaaccaagccacactgcttcttgacacaatgtccacttaacccggaagccagtcgctcYaatgtgtcggaggaaacaccatgcacctggcgaccgtgtcagcgtgcactgcccccggcccgccacaggagtcgctagtgtacgatgggacaaggacatccctgccggccaaaccctcccctaacccggacaacgctgggccatttgtgtgCCGTCCCATGGGTGTCCCAGGCGCGGCCGGCTTGACAAaagcctggactctaacccagaatctctagtggcacagctagcactgcaatgcagtgccttagaccactgcgccactcgggaggccgaatttgtctttctgcccataatttaatttaaagtactccaaagttttattccatcattctttatatcaatGATATTGGCTTCTtgatacagtttcttcttctttttgttgagtttagtcacatcatttctcaatttgcagtaagtaagccagtcagatgtgcagccagacttattagccactccttttgcccctcCTCTCTTTCGTCCATACAGTTTtgcaattcctcatcaatccatggagccttaacagttctaacagtcagtttcttaacaggtgcatgtttatcaataattggaagaagcaatttcataaattcatcaagtgcagcgtctggatgctccttattaatcacatcagaccgaCAAATATTTCATCCACATAAGattcacagcaaaatattttgtatgatttcttatacactattttagggccagctgttggaactttgtctttcctggatatagccactatattgtgatcgctgcatccaatgggtacggatacagctttagaacaaagttctacggta
This genomic window from Salvelinus sp. IW2-2015 linkage group LG30, ASM291031v2, whole genome shotgun sequence contains:
- the LOC111954927 gene encoding cell adhesion molecule CEACAM20; this translates as MDLFNLRSLVILLSAVGCCNGQSVLPAGPLEGVQGKNVTFKTIIIPTDVXXFITVSWNFNGGSGXVPVVTXAPXGETVGAGYAGRVSLNSSTGVLXLGSLTAKDGGDYAVTMVTNAAVQRTGATLLRVLEPVSDVTITSNLNEAVEFNSTVVLTCSAKGSSLTYKWLNGTTPLVTDGKHVTLSANSTVLTVAGVFRKDLVGPIYCTAFNNLESENSAPFNLTVTYGPENIAMTVTPTDXVQKKGSNITLTCSAQSSPAAVLQWIHNGVPLNVMSPKLVLDNIAVAQSGNYSCMASNAKTLRYLESTTAKFTVVEAISGAKITGPNGTLVAGNSTANLSCQATAGTADARVWLKNGAALSPSNRVVFSADKSSVTIKPVQKEDSGEYQCKLTNAVSTDSAGLKIVISFGPETVSVKGVSSVKVTEPVILKCXAVSLPAATYTWKFNGTLIGVMTSEYIIEAAVDTNSGIYTCEASNAVTGLSTSVAHKLSVKEEGTLDEGLTGGQIAGIVIGVLIALVLLIVGVRYMRRKKPPIESPY